From one Lemur catta isolate mLemCat1 chromosome 5, mLemCat1.pri, whole genome shotgun sequence genomic stretch:
- the TIMD4 gene encoding T-cell immunoglobulin and mucin domain-containing protein 4 — MSKGLLVFWLLIEFGRLYLTPAAAEIVVTAHLGEPVTLPCLYSSWSEYNSMCWGKGQCPNSRCNEELISTDGTKVISWKSPKYSLRGAIRRGQVSLTISNPSEDDSGVYCCRIEVPGWFNDVKRNIRLQLKRAPTTLRTTTTLPTTTSQVLTTTSHVTTTTSHMTTTTAVLSTTVVATPDLTTRTPFQTSTTAALTTAANTCPLTTPSSLPEAATEGPFLTAESETLLSTNDSRGGTESTADAGLLTSKETEVSTSQDAWVWKMRDSVTTPQPRESETTTAQNKTGVQDSVMGMPNFNNLVIIIASSLGFVLLGLLLMFLLRGKVMETNCSQKHSRLDNAGECKNVLSDMQHGREDEDGLFTL, encoded by the exons ATGTCCAAAGGACTTCTCGTTTTCTGGCTCCTGATTGAGTTTGGGCGGCTTTATCTGA CACCAGCCGCGGCAGAGATTGTTGTGACAGCGCATTTGGGTGAGCCGGTGACTTTGCCCTGTTTGTACTCGTCCTGGTCTGAGTACAACAGCATGTGCTGGGGCAAAGGCCAGTGTCCCAACTCCAGATGCAACGAGGAACTTATCAGCACTGATGGGACGAAGGTGATCTCCTGGAAGTCACCAAAATATAGCCTTCGGGGGGCTATCCGGAGAGGCCAGGTCTCCTTGACCATCTCCAACCCCAGTGAAGATGACAGTGGTGTGTACTGCTGCCGCATTGAGGTGCCCGGCTGGTTCAACGATGTAAAGAGGAACATTCGCCTGCAGCTGAAGAGAG CCCCAACAACACTTCGAACGACAACCACGCTCCCGACCACCACGTCACAAGTGTTGACAACCACGTCACACGTGACGACAACCACGTCACACATGACGACAACCACAGCTGTGCTTTCGACGACAGTCGTGGCCACACCTGACCTCACAACCAGAACGCCATTTCAGACGAGCACCACCGCTGCCCTCACGACAGCAGCCAACACCTGCCCTCTGaccacccccagctccctcccagaGGCAGCCACGGAAGGGCCCTTCCTTACTGCAG aatcAGAAACCCTCCTTTCCACCAATGACTCTCGGGGAGGCACTGAGTCTACCGCAGACGCTGGCCTGCTCACATCCAAAG aaactgaagtttcaACGTCCCAGGATGCCTGGGTGTGGAAAATGAGGGATTCTGTAACTACTCCTCAGCCTAGAG aATCTGAGACAACAACTGCGCAAAACAAAACAGGGGTACAAGACTCT GTGATGGGAATGCCCAACTTCAACAACCTGGTGATAATCATTGCGTCCTCCTTGGGGTTTGTGCTCTTGGGACTGCTCCTGATGTTTCTCCTACGAG GTAAAGTCATGGAAACCAATTGTTCACAGAAACACTCAAG gCTAGACAATGCTGGAGAATGTAAAAATGTCCTCAGTGACATGCAGCATGGACGGGAAGATGAAGATGGCCTTTTTACGCTCTAA